Proteins encoded together in one Fimbriiglobus ruber window:
- a CDS encoding beta strand repeat-containing protein: MTNPTGLTISGSGTGSITLSGTPTGAGTVTFTVTPTDAIGTGAGTTYSFVVNSGVALSASTLPAGEVGLAYTQSITGTGGSGAITLAVSGVTNPTGLTIAGSGTGTISLTGTPTTAGTVTFTVTPTDAIGTGAGTTYSFVVSPGVALSASTLPAGEVGLAYTQLITGTGGSGAITLAVSGVTNPTGLTIAGSGTGTISLTGTPTTAGTVTFTVTPTDAIGTGAGTTYSFVVSPGVALSASTLPAGEVGLAYTQSITGTGGSGAITLAVSGMTNPTGLTISGSGTGSITLSGTPTGAGTVTFTVTPTDAVGTGAGTTYSFAVNPTVPSSPPAPTVTALSPAAGPASGGTTVTIVGTNLNGATAVMFGGALGAIISDTPTQIEATSPAGDTGVIDVWVTTPSGSSSLVSADRYTYIAASPVSPPPTAPPVVPPVVPPTSPLPPTVPPVAPPVVPPTSPLPPVVPPVAPPVVPPTSPLPPTVPPVVPPVTPLPPTVPPAVPPVTPPVVPPTSPAPPVVPPTSPVPPTVPPVPPVNPTPLLVGYSQFATATDVGGTGTVTVYNADQSVAYTATPFGASFTAGVRVAIADFSGGGVPDLVAGTGPGATNQITVLDGKSHQPLVTFSPFESTFTGGVFVTVGDVNGDGVPDLIVTPDQTGGPIVAVYDGASLGQGHVVQLARFFGINDPNFRGGARTAVADINGDGYGDLIVSAGVGGGPRIAIYNGKSVATNTPTELMPDFFAFESSLRNGAYVTAGDLTGKGYADLIFGAGPGGGPRVLAVDGAQLLSAAGSFQSLSDASVSGATVADFFAGDPSNRDGVRLAVADLDGSNQASLVVGSGQGAGATVTAYTGKAIVANPEAPAADFSLDALPAFQGGVFVG, encoded by the coding sequence GTGACGAACCCGACCGGGCTCACGATCTCGGGGAGTGGGACCGGGTCAATAACCTTGTCGGGGACGCCGACGGGGGCCGGGACGGTGACGTTTACCGTCACCCCGACCGACGCCATCGGGACCGGAGCCGGCACCACCTACTCGTTCGTCGTCAACTCCGGCGTGGCCCTGAGTGCGTCGACTCTTCCGGCCGGCGAAGTCGGGCTCGCGTACACCCAGTCGATCACCGGGACCGGCGGGTCCGGGGCCATCACACTGGCCGTGTCGGGGGTGACGAACCCGACCGGGCTGACGATCGCCGGGAGTGGGACCGGGACGATTTCTCTCACGGGGACGCCGACGACGGCCGGGACGGTGACGTTTACCGTCACCCCGACCGACGCCATCGGGACCGGAGCCGGCACCACCTACTCGTTCGTCGTCAGCCCCGGCGTGGCCCTGAGTGCGTCGACTCTTCCGGCCGGCGAAGTCGGGCTCGCGTACACCCAGTTGATCACCGGGACCGGCGGGTCCGGGGCCATCACACTGGCCGTGTCGGGGGTGACGAACCCGACCGGGCTGACGATCGCCGGGAGTGGGACCGGGACGATTTCTCTCACGGGGACGCCGACGACGGCCGGGACGGTGACGTTTACCGTCACCCCGACCGACGCCATCGGGACCGGAGCCGGCACCACCTACTCGTTCGTCGTCAGCCCCGGCGTGGCCCTGAGTGCGTCGACTCTTCCGGCCGGCGAAGTCGGGCTCGCGTACACCCAGTCGATCACCGGGACCGGCGGGTCTGGCGCCATCACCCTGGCCGTGTCCGGGATGACGAACCCGACCGGGCTGACGATCTCGGGGAGTGGGACCGGGTCAATAACCTTGTCGGGGACGCCGACGGGGGCCGGGACGGTGACGTTTACCGTCACCCCGACCGACGCCGTCGGGACGGGAGCTGGCACGACCTACTCGTTCGCTGTCAACCCGACAGTCCCCTCGAGCCCACCCGCTCCGACTGTGACCGCCCTCAGTCCTGCGGCGGGGCCGGCTTCCGGTGGCACGACCGTGACGATTGTGGGTACGAACCTGAATGGTGCCACGGCAGTAATGTTTGGCGGGGCACTGGGGGCGATCATCAGTGACACGCCCACCCAGATCGAAGCTACGTCCCCGGCTGGTGACACCGGTGTGATTGATGTGTGGGTGACGACGCCGAGTGGTTCTTCCTCTTTGGTTTCTGCTGATCGCTACACATACATTGCGGCTTCACCGGTTAGCCCGCCTCCTACAGCCCCTCCGGTGGTTCCCCCTGTAGTCCCACCGACCAGTCCGCTTCCGCCAACCGTTCCCCCTGTCGCTCCACCCGTGGTCCCACCGACCAGTCCACTTCCTCCGGTGGTTCCCCCTGTTGCTCCCCCCGTGGTCCCACCGACCAGTCCGCTTCCTCCAACCGTTCCACCCGTGGTTCCCCCAGTCACTCCCCTTCCTCCAACCGTTCCACCCGCGGTTCCCCCAGTCACTCCCCCCGTGGTCCCGCCGACCAGTCCGGCTCCCCCAGTCGTTCCGCCGACCAGCCCGGTTCCCCCAACCGTTCCGCCGGTGCCGCCGGTCAATCCAACGCCGCTCCTGGTCGGTTACTCGCAGTTCGCCACTGCGACAGACGTGGGTGGGACCGGGACGGTGACGGTGTACAACGCGGACCAATCGGTCGCCTATACGGCCACCCCATTCGGGGCGTCGTTCACGGCCGGCGTGCGGGTGGCGATCGCCGATTTCAGCGGCGGCGGGGTGCCCGACCTCGTGGCCGGCACCGGACCCGGCGCGACCAACCAAATCACCGTCCTGGACGGCAAATCGCACCAGCCACTCGTCACGTTCTCTCCCTTCGAGTCGACGTTCACCGGCGGCGTGTTCGTCACGGTCGGCGATGTGAACGGGGATGGCGTCCCCGATCTCATCGTCACCCCGGACCAAACTGGCGGCCCGATCGTCGCCGTGTACGACGGGGCGTCTTTGGGCCAGGGTCACGTGGTCCAGTTGGCTCGGTTTTTTGGGATCAACGATCCGAATTTCCGGGGCGGAGCCCGGACCGCCGTGGCCGACATCAACGGCGACGGGTACGGGGATCTGATCGTGTCGGCCGGCGTCGGCGGCGGCCCCCGGATCGCCATCTACAACGGGAAATCGGTCGCGACGAACACGCCGACGGAACTGATGCCGGATTTCTTCGCGTTCGAGAGTTCGCTCCGAAACGGGGCTTACGTGACCGCGGGCGATTTAACCGGGAAGGGGTACGCGGACCTCATCTTCGGGGCCGGTCCGGGCGGCGGGCCGCGGGTTCTGGCGGTCGACGGCGCGCAATTACTGTCGGCAGCCGGGAGTTTCCAATCCCTGAGTGACGCGTCGGTATCGGGGGCGACCGTGGCCGACTTCTTCGCCGGCGACCCTAGCAACCGGGACGGCGTGCGGTTGGCGGTCGCGGATCTCGACGGGAGCAATCAAGCGAGTCTGGTCGTGGGGTCGGGCCAGGGGGCCGGGGCGACCGTGACGGCGTACACCGGGAAGGCCATTGTGGCGAATCCCGAGGCACCGGCGGCCGATTTCAGCCTCGACGCGCTGCCCGCGTTTCAAGGCGGCGTTTTCGTCGGCTAG
- a CDS encoding putative Ig domain-containing protein yields MAYTQSITGGGGSGAVTLAVSGVTNPTGLTIAGNETGTISVTGTPTTAGTVTFTVTPTDAIGTGTGTTYSFAVNPGVALSASTLPAGEVGLAYTQSITGTDGSGAITLAVSGVTNPTGLTIAGSGTGSITLSGTPTGAGTVTFTVTPTDAIGTGAGTTYSFVVNSGVALSPTTLPGDDVGLAYTQSITGTGGSGAITLAVSGVTNPTGLTIAGSGTGTISLTGTPTGSGTVTFTVTPTDAIGTGTGTTYSFAVNPGVALSASTLPAGEVGLAYTQSITGPTGPGPSHWPCPG; encoded by the coding sequence CTGGCGTACACCCAGTCGATCACCGGGGGCGGCGGCTCCGGGGCCGTCACCCTGGCCGTGTCCGGGGTGACGAACCCGACCGGGCTCACGATCGCCGGGAACGAGACCGGAACCATCAGCGTGACCGGGACGCCGACGACGGCCGGGACGGTGACGTTTACCGTCACCCCGACCGACGCCATCGGGACCGGGACCGGCACCACCTACTCGTTCGCCGTCAACCCCGGCGTGGCCCTGAGTGCGTCGACTCTTCCGGCCGGCGAAGTCGGGCTCGCGTACACCCAGTCGATCACCGGGACCGACGGGTCCGGGGCCATCACACTGGCCGTGTCCGGGGTGACGAACCCGACCGGGCTCACGATCGCCGGGAGTGGGACCGGGTCGATAACCTTGTCGGGGACGCCGACGGGGGCCGGGACGGTGACGTTTACCGTCACCCCGACCGACGCCATCGGGACCGGGGCCGGCACCACCTACTCGTTCGTCGTCAACTCCGGCGTGGCCCTGAGTCCCACCACCTTGCCGGGTGATGACGTTGGCCTGGCGTACACCCAGTCGATCACCGGGACCGGCGGGTCCGGGGCCATCACCCTGGCCGTGTCCGGGGTGACGAACCCGACCGGGCTCACGATCGCCGGGAGTGGGACCGGGACGATTTCTCTCACAGGGACGCCGACGGGGTCCGGGACGGTGACGTTTACCGTCACCCCGACCGACGCCATCGGGACCGGGACCGGCACCACCTACTCGTTCGCCGTCAACCCCGGCGTGGCCCTGAGTGCGTCGACTCTTCCGGCCGGCGAAGTCGGGCTCGCGTACACCCAGTCGATCACCGGACCGACGGGTCCGGGGCCATCACACTGGCCGTGTCCGGGGTGA
- a CDS encoding beta strand repeat-containing protein codes for MTPATLHWLGSAGANGNLWSVGANWLENRAPLSGDHLVFDTTTPGFSATANGFAPSDDISGLTNLSIAINDNSAAGDFAITGNAFGLVAAAGVGVTSTLSVGTAASINNNIGLGADTTVDVGLGSLTLGGVVSGSGDALTVAGSPSGTLTLGAANTYSGGTVLTSGTVSVNTNTSLGTGVLTFDGGTLANAANFLKLPNSFVAIAPSTIGGGGFFELDGNGTLDAKVLLANSGFLTLNGALSGPNGLSSLTGSTTLGGTQPNTFAGGLTTIAGKITLQKTAGVNAVESPVTVDSTGALALGANNQLNGASVAELGQGSEFYTNGYSDSVASLTGPGTLNTATTAAAGLTVTGAGSPVFTGPVFGSGFVTYNGSGSFTLAGTSSSYTGTLTAAGGSLLVSANFSGATADVTGGTLGGTGIVKSIAATGGSVDPAASASDGTLNTAAGSFVSSLNGAAFRADLGSSDSGDHLFLGSSATLNLTGATLTVDSVGGTFADTYPIITSPTGGLSGTFNSLPDSSTVSVGGQMFQINYTPTAVTLTNLGSGAPTLHWIGATNSNWSVASNWAEGTTPVSGDTLVFDTSTPGFAGTVAAFAPTNDVGELTDIAIVINDSSTAGDFTIGGDPLGLVTTAGVGISGTIDAGTAATINNALTLAADTTIDAGLGTLTLGGAISGGFSLTAAGSPAGTVTLNVANAYTGGTVLDAGTVAVNNAGALGTGTLTFNGGTLANVGAFFHVPNAFVVSAPSTIGGGSFFELDGNGLLNANLRLTNSGSLTLAGAISGTGGLIEDGGSTTLAGTTANTYTGPTVIRGGGLKLDKTPGVNAVASPISVAGGSGFPTLVWGASDQLNGGAPVEVGIDGVLSMNGFSDAIASLSGIGQINTGSTSTTGLTVSGSGAQLFAGKVVGSGLLTYSGTGSLTLGGPSSTYTGQLAADGGALLVSADFSGATALSQGSGTLGGTGVVKTLLPTSTGTLNPGGSGVGGILMTTAGVTPASVLSGETFQVDLTDTGLSDQLVIGDNSTIDLSNATLSVNVLHSSPGSIYTIVSSTTGGIGGTFTGLPDGTTFAAGGRQFKIHYTASAVTLTDSPTIALSPTSLPAGEIGLAYSETINPSGGAGAITLAVSGVTNATGLTIAGDGTGTITVTGTPTTAGTVTFTVTPSDVTGARPGVVYSFAVSPAVTVGPATLPSGEAGLAYTQSITGTGGSGAITLAVSGVTNPTGLTIAGSGTGTISLTGTPTGSGTVTFTVTPTDAIGTGAGTTYSFVVSPAATVNPATLPAGEVGLAYTQSITGGGGSGAVTLAVSGVTNPTGLTIAGNETGTISVTGTPTTAGTVTFTVTPTDAIGTGVGTTYSFAVNPGVALSASTLPAGEVGLAYTQSITGTGGAGFVTLAVSG; via the coding sequence GTGACGCCCGCAACTTTGCACTGGCTGGGTTCCGCCGGTGCGAACGGCAATTTGTGGAGCGTCGGCGCGAACTGGCTGGAGAACCGGGCTCCCCTCAGCGGGGACCACCTCGTTTTCGACACGACTACCCCGGGTTTCTCCGCCACCGCGAACGGGTTCGCACCGTCGGACGACATTTCCGGGCTCACGAACCTGTCAATCGCCATCAACGATAACTCGGCGGCCGGTGACTTCGCCATCACCGGCAACGCTTTCGGGCTGGTAGCCGCGGCAGGAGTCGGCGTCACCAGCACGCTCTCGGTGGGTACGGCTGCCAGCATCAACAACAACATCGGTCTCGGCGCCGACACGACCGTCGATGTCGGGCTCGGCTCGCTGACCCTAGGCGGTGTGGTCAGTGGGTCGGGAGACGCGCTCACGGTCGCCGGCTCACCGTCCGGAACGTTAACACTTGGCGCCGCCAATACGTACTCCGGCGGAACCGTGTTGACCTCCGGGACGGTGTCGGTCAACACCAACACGTCTCTCGGGACAGGAGTCCTCACTTTTGATGGCGGAACCCTCGCCAACGCGGCCAACTTTCTGAAACTGCCCAACTCGTTCGTCGCGATCGCTCCGAGTACGATCGGCGGGGGCGGCTTCTTCGAACTCGACGGGAACGGCACGCTCGACGCGAAAGTGCTTCTGGCGAATTCGGGATTTCTCACATTGAACGGCGCCCTGTCCGGACCGAACGGGTTAAGTTCGCTCACCGGGTCGACAACACTGGGCGGAACGCAACCGAACACGTTCGCCGGAGGATTGACGACCATTGCCGGCAAGATCACCCTTCAGAAAACGGCCGGGGTGAACGCCGTCGAGTCGCCGGTGACGGTAGACAGTACGGGCGCTCTCGCACTGGGCGCCAACAATCAACTCAACGGGGCGTCGGTCGCCGAACTCGGGCAGGGGAGCGAATTCTATACGAACGGCTACTCCGACAGCGTGGCGTCGCTGACCGGCCCCGGGACGCTCAACACGGCGACCACGGCGGCGGCGGGACTGACGGTGACCGGCGCGGGGAGTCCGGTTTTCACGGGTCCGGTCTTCGGGTCCGGGTTCGTGACTTACAACGGCTCGGGCTCGTTCACCCTCGCCGGTACGAGTTCGTCGTACACCGGAACGTTGACGGCGGCCGGCGGTTCGCTGCTCGTGTCCGCCAACTTTTCCGGGGCGACCGCCGACGTGACCGGCGGGACGCTCGGTGGCACGGGGATCGTCAAATCGATCGCGGCCACGGGCGGCTCAGTTGATCCGGCCGCATCGGCCTCCGACGGCACCCTGAACACCGCGGCCGGGTCGTTTGTATCCTCTCTGAACGGGGCCGCCTTCCGGGCGGACCTGGGGTCCAGCGATTCGGGCGATCACCTCTTTCTGGGGTCCAGCGCCACTCTCAACTTGACCGGCGCGACGTTGACGGTCGATTCCGTCGGCGGTACTTTCGCCGACACATACCCGATCATCACCAGTCCGACGGGCGGCCTCAGCGGCACGTTTAATTCGTTGCCGGATTCGTCGACTGTCAGCGTGGGCGGCCAAATGTTTCAAATCAACTACACCCCGACCGCGGTCACCCTCACGAACCTCGGCAGCGGGGCGCCGACCCTCCACTGGATTGGGGCAACCAACAGTAACTGGAGTGTGGCCAGCAACTGGGCCGAGGGCACCACCCCCGTCAGCGGCGACACGCTGGTGTTCGACACGAGTACCCCCGGCTTTGCCGGGACGGTGGCCGCGTTCGCGCCGACCAACGACGTCGGCGAACTGACGGACATCGCGATCGTGATCAACGACTCCTCGACCGCCGGCGATTTCACGATCGGCGGTGATCCTCTGGGGTTGGTGACGACCGCCGGGGTCGGCATCTCGGGGACCATCGACGCCGGGACGGCGGCGACGATCAACAACGCCCTGACGCTCGCGGCCGACACGACCATCGACGCCGGGCTGGGAACGCTCACGTTGGGGGGCGCGATCAGCGGCGGGTTCTCTCTGACGGCCGCGGGCTCGCCCGCCGGAACCGTCACCCTGAACGTCGCGAATGCCTACACGGGCGGGACCGTGCTAGACGCCGGCACCGTGGCGGTCAACAACGCCGGCGCGCTCGGGACCGGCACGCTCACGTTCAACGGCGGGACACTCGCCAACGTGGGTGCTTTCTTCCACGTCCCGAATGCGTTCGTCGTCTCCGCACCCAGCACGATCGGCGGCGGCAGCTTTTTCGAACTCGACGGGAACGGACTGTTAAACGCCAATCTTCGCCTCACCAATTCGGGCTCTCTGACACTGGCGGGGGCGATCTCCGGGACGGGCGGGTTGATCGAGGACGGGGGGTCCACGACGCTTGCGGGAACGACCGCCAACACCTACACCGGACCGACAGTCATCCGGGGTGGCGGTCTCAAGCTCGACAAGACGCCGGGGGTGAACGCGGTCGCCTCGCCGATATCCGTCGCGGGCGGCAGCGGGTTTCCGACCCTTGTGTGGGGAGCCTCCGACCAATTGAACGGAGGAGCGCCGGTCGAGGTGGGCATCGACGGCGTACTTTCGATGAACGGATTTAGTGACGCGATCGCGTCACTCTCGGGTATCGGACAGATCAATACCGGCTCGACCTCGACGACCGGTCTGACCGTATCTGGAAGCGGGGCGCAGCTGTTTGCCGGTAAGGTCGTCGGGTCCGGACTCCTGACCTACTCCGGAACGGGATCATTAACTTTGGGCGGACCGAGTTCGACGTATACGGGGCAACTGGCCGCGGACGGTGGGGCGCTGTTGGTTTCAGCCGACTTTTCGGGGGCGACTGCTCTGTCCCAAGGTTCCGGCACGCTCGGCGGCACGGGGGTGGTCAAAACCCTACTCCCCACAAGCACCGGCACGCTCAATCCGGGCGGGAGCGGTGTGGGCGGTATCCTCATGACCACCGCCGGAGTCACGCCGGCTTCGGTGCTGTCCGGCGAGACGTTCCAGGTCGACCTGACCGACACCGGGCTTTCCGACCAACTGGTAATCGGGGACAACTCGACGATCGACCTGTCGAACGCAACACTGAGTGTGAACGTTCTCCACTCGTCGCCCGGCAGCATCTACACCATTGTGTCGAGTACCACGGGGGGGATCGGCGGTACGTTCACCGGCTTGCCCGACGGCACCACGTTCGCTGCCGGGGGCCGTCAGTTCAAGATTCACTACACGGCGTCCGCCGTAACCCTGACCGACAGCCCGACCATCGCCCTATCTCCGACTAGCTTGCCGGCGGGTGAGATTGGGTTGGCGTACTCCGAAACGATCAATCCGAGCGGAGGGGCTGGGGCCATCACCCTGGCCGTGTCCGGGGTGACGAACGCGACCGGGCTGACGATCGCCGGGGACGGGACCGGGACCATCACGGTGACCGGGACGCCGACGACGGCCGGGACCGTCACCTTCACCGTCACTCCGTCAGATGTCACAGGAGCCAGACCCGGTGTTGTGTACTCGTTCGCGGTCAGCCCCGCTGTTACCGTCGGCCCTGCGACTCTTCCGTCTGGCGAAGCCGGGCTCGCGTACACCCAGTCGATCACCGGGACCGGCGGGTCCGGGGCCATCACCCTGGCCGTGTCGGGGGTGACGAACCCGACCGGGCTGACGATCGCCGGGAGTGGGACCGGGACGATTTCTCTCACGGGGACGCCGACGGGGTCCGGGACGGTGACGTTTACCGTCACCCCGACCGACGCCATCGGGACCGGGGCCGGCACCACCTACTCGTTCGTCGTCAGCCCCGCTGCAACCGTCAACCCTGCAACTCTCCCAGCCGGCGAAGTCGGCCTGGCGTACACCCAGTCGATCACCGGGGGCGGCGGCTCCGGGGCCGTCACCCTGGCCGTGTCCGGGGTGACGAACCCGACCGGGCTCACGATCGCCGGGAACGAGACCGGAACCATCAGCGTGACCGGGACGCCGACGACGGCCGGGACGGTGACGTTCACCGTCACCCCGACCGACGCCATCGGGACCGGGGTCGGCACCACCTACTCGTTCGCCGTCAACCCCGGCGTGGCCCTAAGTGCGTCGACTCTTCCGGCCGGCGAAGTCGGGCTCGCGTACACCCAGTCGATCACCGGGACCGGCGGGGCTGGGTTCGTCACCCTGGCCGTGTCCGGGTGA